From the genome of Vibrio navarrensis, one region includes:
- a CDS encoding ABC transporter permease, with product MFSFLVKRLFQALIVMFVISLVAFAIQDNLGDPLRELVGQSVSEAERQALRDELGLNDPFITKYTRFVSAAVQGDLGTSYFFKRPAVEVILDKLVATLELVFGATLLIIVFSIPLGVYSAIHPKSLFTKIVMAGSSIGISIPVFLTAIMLMYVFSIELQWLPSYGRGETYNLLGWESGFFTIDGLKHLVLPCIALASIMLPLFIRLVRSEMLEVLSSEYIKFAKAKGLALNKIYYQHALKNTMLPVLTVGGVQIGTMVAYTILTETVFQWPGTGFLFLEAINRVDTPLITAYVIFVGLIFVVTNTIVDLLYGLINPTVNLTGKGA from the coding sequence ATGTTTTCGTTTCTGGTCAAGCGCCTGTTTCAGGCACTGATAGTGATGTTTGTGATCAGTTTGGTGGCGTTTGCCATTCAGGATAACCTGGGCGACCCGCTGCGTGAGCTTGTGGGCCAGTCAGTATCAGAAGCCGAGCGCCAAGCGCTGCGCGATGAGCTGGGCTTAAATGATCCCTTTATCACAAAATACACTCGCTTTGTCAGCGCTGCGGTGCAGGGCGACTTAGGCACATCTTATTTCTTCAAGCGCCCAGCGGTTGAAGTGATTCTGGATAAATTGGTGGCGACGCTGGAACTGGTGTTTGGTGCGACGTTACTTATCATCGTTTTTTCTATTCCTTTGGGCGTTTATTCGGCGATTCACCCCAAGAGCCTTTTTACCAAGATTGTCATGGCGGGCAGTAGCATTGGCATCTCGATCCCGGTCTTTCTCACCGCGATTATGTTGATGTACGTCTTCTCAATTGAATTGCAATGGCTACCGTCTTATGGGCGAGGTGAGACCTACAACTTGCTCGGCTGGGAGTCTGGTTTCTTTACTATTGACGGTTTGAAGCACTTGGTGCTGCCATGTATTGCGCTGGCGTCGATTATGCTGCCGCTGTTTATTCGTCTGGTGCGTTCAGAAATGCTGGAAGTGTTGAGCTCGGAATACATCAAATTTGCCAAAGCGAAAGGTCTCGCGCTGAATAAAATTTATTATCAGCACGCGCTGAAAAATACCATGCTACCGGTACTCACGGTCGGTGGGGTGCAGATTGGTACCATGGTGGCCTACACCATTTTGACCGAAACCGTGTTCCAGTGGCCGGGGACGGGTTTTCTTTTCCTTGAAGCGATCAACCGCGTCGATACGCCGCTGATCACTGCTTACGTTATCTTTGTCGGGCTGATTTTCGTGGTGACCAATACCATCGTTGACCTGCTGTATGGTCTGATCAACCCAACTGTGAATTTAACCGGAAAAGGAGCCTAA
- a CDS encoding SPOR domain-containing protein — MERKKAMRRPRMGLKGFGLGVLIYSLVASFSAQAAEFLCEATQASSNELPMLDKNCPIGAGLWGKKVPSGGKADYFWIQCGILSKPMPLDNAKPLYKQITTDIWMKPENKGYRCLIGPYQSFDQASTDLKRVRSLPTYKEAFIRVVGSAAPMQTAKSNAASVTKPAEKMPAKTPAKPMAAKVAPAPSQTAPAAKAPLATAAPKTLVKQGDTPDIEIRRQAELKGRTYAVPYVLDDDHQFYMEHNQAWNRLDYEGAGVVCSDIDMRLATDEEFRTLLDSRVMETQSWPIHLPYWGRGKKGLFTDGRISQLKGSSLLNVLCVK; from the coding sequence ATGGAAAGGAAAAAGGCGATGCGACGACCACGGATGGGCCTCAAAGGATTCGGGCTCGGCGTGTTGATCTACTCTTTGGTGGCAAGTTTCTCCGCTCAGGCCGCTGAATTTTTATGTGAAGCCACTCAAGCCAGCAGTAATGAATTGCCGATGCTGGACAAAAATTGCCCTATTGGCGCAGGGTTATGGGGAAAAAAAGTGCCCAGTGGCGGCAAAGCGGATTATTTCTGGATCCAGTGCGGCATTTTAAGTAAGCCGATGCCGCTGGATAACGCCAAGCCGCTGTATAAACAGATCACGACCGACATTTGGATGAAGCCTGAGAATAAGGGCTACCGCTGCTTAATTGGCCCTTATCAATCCTTTGACCAAGCGAGCACAGATTTAAAACGGGTGCGCAGCTTGCCGACCTATAAAGAGGCCTTTATCCGTGTGGTGGGGTCAGCTGCGCCAATGCAAACGGCGAAATCGAACGCTGCCTCGGTGACAAAACCCGCAGAAAAAATGCCTGCCAAGACGCCCGCAAAACCAATGGCCGCGAAGGTCGCTCCAGCACCAAGCCAAACTGCGCCTGCTGCCAAAGCACCGCTGGCAACGGCTGCGCCCAAAACGCTGGTGAAACAAGGTGATACGCCTGATATTGAAATTCGCCGTCAAGCCGAGCTCAAAGGACGTACCTACGCCGTGCCTTATGTGCTCGACGATGACCACCAGTTTTACATGGAGCACAACCAAGCGTGGAATCGCTTAGATTACGAAGGGGCCGGCGTGGTGTGCTCGGACATCGACATGCGCCTTGCCACCGATGAAGAGTTTCGCACCTTGCTGGATTCGCGAGTGATGGAGACCCAAAGTTGGCCGATTCATCTGCCGTATTGGGGGCGTGGGAAAAAAGGATTGTTTACCGATGGCCGCATCTCGCAGCTAAAAGGCTCTTCGCTGTTGAATGTGTTGTGCGTTAAGTAG
- a CDS encoding ABC transporter ATP-binding protein, with protein sequence MSLLEVKNLRIEYPSRHGVHAAVKSLSFNIERGEIVGVVGESGAGKSTVGNAVIDLLSPPGRIASGDVFLDGEKISGLSPEAMRSVRGSKIGFIFQDPMTSLNPLFTVEQQLTETIHANMKVSEDEAYKRALSLMKQVGIPQPENRLKQYPHQFSGGMRQRVVIAIALAGEPDLIIADEPTTALDVSIQDQILNLIRDLCIKHNVGCMLVTHDMGVVSNVTDRVAVMYRGDLVEFGPTAKVLGNPDHPYTRSLISAVPRSDVKLDRFPLVSYIEEAKELKPLDIKNHWLGQSEDQRKYSGPLLNVENVNLRFVTKDSLFESRREYVQASNNVSFQVHEGETFGLVGESGSGKSTIARVIAGLYTPNSGKVSFEGIDLTALKSEKARRPLRRQMQMVFQNPYTSMNPRMKIFDIIAEPIRFHKLTNSEAETRQIVNDLLEHVGLGKMAGVKYPHEFSGGQRQRISIARALATRPRLLICDEPTSALDVSVQAQILNLLKDLQSELNLTMLFISHDLPVIRQMCDRVGVMQMGTLLEVAPTEHLFRSPQHEYSKHLISLMPEFTGLREEVRTA encoded by the coding sequence ATGTCACTATTGGAAGTGAAAAATCTTCGTATCGAATATCCATCTCGTCACGGCGTACACGCGGCGGTGAAATCGCTGTCGTTCAATATTGAACGAGGCGAAATCGTCGGTGTGGTGGGTGAATCGGGTGCCGGTAAATCGACCGTGGGTAATGCGGTTATTGATTTGCTCAGTCCTCCGGGCCGTATTGCCAGCGGTGATGTGTTTCTTGATGGTGAAAAAATTTCTGGCCTCTCACCGGAAGCCATGCGCAGTGTGCGTGGTTCCAAAATCGGTTTTATCTTCCAAGATCCGATGACTTCTCTCAACCCACTGTTTACCGTTGAGCAGCAACTGACTGAAACCATTCATGCCAATATGAAGGTGTCTGAAGACGAAGCGTATAAACGCGCACTGTCGCTGATGAAGCAAGTGGGTATTCCGCAGCCAGAAAACCGTTTAAAGCAGTATCCGCATCAATTTTCCGGCGGGATGCGTCAACGCGTGGTGATTGCGATTGCCCTTGCGGGTGAGCCCGATCTCATCATTGCTGATGAACCGACTACTGCACTGGACGTATCCATCCAAGATCAGATTCTCAATCTGATCCGCGATCTCTGCATTAAGCATAATGTGGGTTGTATGCTGGTAACGCACGACATGGGCGTAGTCTCTAACGTGACTGACCGTGTCGCCGTTATGTACCGAGGGGACTTGGTTGAATTTGGCCCAACCGCCAAAGTACTCGGTAATCCTGATCACCCTTACACGCGCAGTCTGATTTCGGCGGTGCCACGCTCAGACGTGAAGCTCGATCGTTTCCCGTTGGTGAGTTACATCGAGGAAGCCAAAGAGCTCAAGCCACTGGATATCAAAAACCATTGGTTGGGCCAAAGTGAAGACCAGAGAAAATATTCTGGTCCGCTGCTCAATGTGGAAAACGTTAATCTGCGCTTTGTGACTAAAGATTCGCTGTTTGAGAGCCGCCGCGAGTATGTGCAGGCGTCAAACAACGTCAGCTTCCAAGTGCATGAAGGGGAAACCTTTGGCTTGGTGGGTGAGTCTGGCTCAGGTAAATCGACGATTGCGCGTGTGATTGCTGGCTTGTATACGCCAAATTCAGGAAAAGTGTCGTTTGAAGGGATTGACCTGACTGCGCTGAAATCAGAGAAAGCGCGTCGTCCGCTGCGTCGCCAAATGCAGATGGTGTTCCAAAACCCCTACACGTCGATGAACCCGCGCATGAAAATTTTCGACATCATCGCCGAGCCGATCCGTTTCCATAAACTGACCAACAGCGAAGCGGAAACGCGCCAAATCGTCAACGATCTGCTTGAGCATGTCGGCTTAGGCAAAATGGCTGGGGTGAAATATCCACATGAGTTTTCCGGTGGTCAGCGTCAGCGCATTTCGATTGCGCGCGCGTTGGCGACTCGACCTCGTCTTTTGATCTGTGATGAACCGACCTCGGCGCTGGATGTGTCGGTACAAGCGCAGATCCTCAATTTGCTCAAAGATTTACAAAGCGAACTGAACTTAACCATGTTGTTTATCAGCCACGATCTGCCTGTCATTCGCCAAATGTGTGACCGGGTGGGAGTGATGCAGATGGGAACCTTGCTGGAAGTCGCTCCGACTGAACACCTATTCCGTTCCCCGCAACATGAGTACAGTAAACACCTGATTTCCTTGATGCCAGAGTTTACGGGGTTGAGGGAAGAGGTGAGAACGGCATAA
- the rep gene encoding DNA helicase Rep translates to MKLNPRQDEAVKYVSGPCLVLAGAGSGKTRVITNKIAYLVQQCGYKARNIAAVTFTNKAAREMKERVGQTLGKAEAKGLMVSTFHTLGLNIIKREYRHLGLKSGFSLFDDQDQLALLKELTEKQLDGDKDLLRQLMSAISNWKNDMLSPEQAKAYAQGEQQQLFAFCFEMYQKQMRAYNALDFDDLILLPVLLLRSNEEVRHYWQNRIRYLLVDEYQDTNTSQYELVKLLVGERGRLTVVGDDDQSIYSWRGAKPQNLVLLGQDYPNLRLIKLEQNYRSTSRILRAANILIANNPHVYEKSLFSEIPDGEKLKVLLANNDEHEAERVTGEIIAHKFLNRTDYRDYAILYRGNHQSRLIEKSLMQNRVPYKLSGGTSFFARAEIKDIMAYLRVLVNPDDDNAFLRIVNTPKREIGPVTLEKLGSYANMRGKSLFEASFELGLEQHLTGRGLENLRRFTQWLVAVADQAERGDTVEAVRSLVRDIHYEDWLYETSTSPKAAEMRMKNVSDLYSWIVSDLEGDNYDQEEKTLKEVVQRLTLRDMMERGEENDDSDAVQLMTLHASKGLEFPYVYLIGAEEGILPHQTSIDEDNVEEERRLMYVGITRAQRELTFVMCKERRQYGELLKPTQSRFLDELPFDDVEWEATKKPVTQEERMAKGQAHIANLRAMFNKK, encoded by the coding sequence ATGAAACTGAACCCAAGACAAGACGAAGCCGTTAAATATGTATCAGGGCCCTGCTTAGTCCTTGCTGGTGCTGGTTCAGGTAAAACCCGAGTGATCACCAACAAAATAGCCTATTTGGTGCAGCAGTGTGGTTATAAGGCGCGCAATATTGCCGCGGTCACCTTTACCAATAAAGCCGCAAGGGAAATGAAAGAGCGCGTCGGCCAAACCCTGGGAAAAGCGGAAGCGAAAGGGTTGATGGTCTCGACATTTCATACCCTGGGGCTAAACATTATTAAACGTGAATATCGACACTTGGGGCTTAAATCCGGTTTCTCTCTGTTTGATGACCAAGACCAGCTAGCGCTGCTTAAAGAGCTGACGGAAAAGCAGCTTGATGGTGACAAAGATCTCTTACGCCAGTTAATGAGTGCTATCTCAAACTGGAAAAACGACATGTTGAGCCCTGAGCAAGCGAAAGCGTATGCGCAAGGTGAGCAGCAGCAACTGTTTGCCTTCTGTTTTGAAATGTACCAGAAACAGATGCGCGCCTATAACGCATTGGATTTTGACGATTTAATTTTGCTTCCGGTACTTTTGCTGCGCAGCAACGAAGAGGTGCGTCACTACTGGCAGAATCGGATTCGTTATCTGTTGGTTGATGAGTATCAAGATACCAACACCAGCCAATACGAACTGGTGAAACTGCTGGTGGGCGAAAGGGGCCGCTTAACCGTCGTGGGCGATGATGACCAATCCATCTACTCTTGGCGCGGCGCTAAACCACAGAACTTGGTTCTGCTTGGCCAAGATTACCCCAATTTACGCCTCATTAAACTGGAACAAAACTATCGCTCGACCAGCCGGATTTTACGCGCCGCCAATATATTGATTGCGAATAACCCCCACGTTTACGAAAAGTCCTTGTTTTCGGAAATCCCCGATGGAGAGAAGCTTAAAGTTCTTCTAGCAAACAATGACGAGCACGAAGCGGAGCGCGTGACTGGCGAAATCATTGCGCATAAATTTCTCAATCGCACCGATTATCGCGACTACGCCATTTTGTACCGGGGTAACCATCAATCACGCTTGATTGAAAAATCGCTGATGCAAAACCGAGTACCGTACAAGTTGTCTGGCGGCACCTCATTTTTTGCTCGGGCCGAAATCAAAGACATCATGGCGTACTTGCGTGTCTTGGTGAATCCGGATGATGACAACGCCTTCTTACGCATCGTCAATACGCCGAAACGTGAGATAGGTCCGGTGACGTTGGAAAAACTCGGCAGCTACGCCAACATGCGCGGGAAAAGTTTGTTTGAAGCGAGCTTTGAACTTGGATTGGAACAGCATTTGACGGGCAGAGGGCTGGAGAACTTACGCCGTTTTACTCAGTGGTTAGTGGCAGTCGCCGATCAGGCAGAGCGCGGGGATACTGTCGAAGCGGTTCGCTCTTTGGTGCGTGATATCCACTATGAAGACTGGCTGTACGAAACCTCGACCAGCCCGAAAGCGGCGGAAATGCGCATGAAAAACGTATCCGATCTCTATTCTTGGATTGTGTCGGATCTTGAAGGGGACAATTACGACCAAGAAGAGAAAACGTTGAAGGAAGTGGTGCAACGTTTGACATTGCGCGACATGATGGAGCGCGGTGAAGAAAACGATGACAGCGATGCGGTGCAGTTGATGACCTTGCATGCTTCGAAAGGGCTCGAGTTCCCTTATGTCTATTTGATTGGTGCCGAAGAGGGAATTTTACCCCATCAAACCAGTATTGATGAAGATAACGTTGAGGAAGAGCGCCGCTTGATGTACGTCGGTATTACCCGAGCACAACGAGAGTTAACCTTTGTGATGTGTAAAGAGCGCCGCCAATATGGCGAGTTACTCAAACCCACGCAAAGTCGCTTTCTCGATGAGTTGCCTTTTGATGATGTCGAATGGGAGGCAACGAAAAAGCCGGTAACACAAGAAGAGCGCATGGCAAAAGGTCAAGCCCACATTGCGAATCTACGTGCGATGTTCAACAAAAAGTAA
- a CDS encoding ABC transporter permease, with product MSQVAQAPSMLERFKQSDFLYYFKRDKVAMTSFGIFMLCLLLALAAPLIAPTNPYDLSSIDIMDAELPPSWMEGGDEKFLLGTDEQGRDILSTMLYGSRLSLTIGFLAVALQMFLGIIIGLSAGYFGGRIDNFLMRFADIQLSFSTMMVAIIVSAIFKASFGSDFYSQYAVVMLVVIIGVAEWPQYARTIRASVLAEKKKEYVEAARVMGFKAPRIMFRHILPNCLSPILVISTVQVANAIMSEAALSFLGLGLPVDQPSLGALISIGFNYIFSGAWWITAFPGVVLVTLVLVINLLGDWLRDVFNPKIYKG from the coding sequence ATGTCACAAGTCGCTCAAGCTCCTTCAATGTTGGAGCGTTTTAAGCAATCGGATTTTCTTTACTATTTCAAGCGCGACAAAGTGGCGATGACCAGCTTTGGCATCTTTATGCTCTGCTTGCTGCTTGCGTTGGCCGCGCCGCTGATTGCGCCAACTAACCCGTATGATCTCTCTTCCATCGATATTATGGATGCCGAGTTGCCCCCTTCTTGGATGGAAGGCGGTGATGAAAAATTCCTGCTTGGTACGGACGAGCAAGGTCGCGATATTCTTTCCACCATGCTGTATGGCTCGCGTCTATCGCTGACCATTGGTTTCCTTGCGGTGGCATTGCAGATGTTCCTTGGCATCATTATCGGTTTGTCGGCAGGCTATTTCGGTGGCCGTATCGACAACTTCCTGATGCGCTTTGCGGATATTCAGCTCTCTTTCTCTACCATGATGGTGGCGATCATTGTCTCGGCGATTTTTAAAGCCAGTTTTGGCAGTGATTTTTACAGCCAGTATGCAGTGGTAATGCTGGTGGTGATCATCGGTGTGGCCGAGTGGCCGCAGTATGCGCGTACCATTCGTGCCTCCGTTTTGGCAGAGAAGAAGAAAGAATATGTCGAAGCGGCGCGCGTGATGGGCTTTAAAGCGCCACGCATTATGTTCCGCCACATTCTGCCTAACTGTTTGTCGCCGATTTTGGTGATTTCCACTGTGCAGGTGGCCAACGCGATTATGTCGGAGGCGGCCCTGTCGTTCCTTGGCTTAGGTTTGCCGGTGGACCAACCTTCGCTTGGCGCGCTCATCAGTATCGGCTTTAACTACATCTTCTCTGGTGCGTGGTGGATCACCGCCTTCCCTGGTGTTGTATTGGTCACCTTGGTACTGGTGATTAACTTGCTCGGCGACTGGCTGCGCGATGTTTTCAACCCGAAAATCTACAAAGGGTGA
- a CDS encoding c-type cytochrome, giving the protein MDMSRRMISVLFAALTFSTAAFASNVSQSEYDAIAERIKPVGNVYLAGSEPVAAEPTGPRDGAKVYGTFCIACHATGVTGAPKTGNAEDWGPRIAQGKDVLKNHALNGFNAMPAKGTCMDCSDEEIVAAIEHMIAGL; this is encoded by the coding sequence ATGGATATGTCTCGACGAATGATTAGCGTTTTGTTCGCTGCTTTAACCTTTTCTACGGCGGCTTTTGCTTCCAATGTAAGTCAGTCTGAATATGATGCCATCGCAGAGCGCATCAAGCCTGTCGGTAATGTGTATCTTGCAGGCAGCGAGCCTGTGGCCGCAGAACCTACCGGCCCCCGCGATGGCGCGAAAGTCTACGGTACTTTCTGTATTGCATGCCACGCCACTGGCGTCACTGGCGCGCCGAAAACTGGCAATGCCGAGGATTGGGGCCCGCGTATTGCTCAAGGTAAAGACGTGTTGAAAAACCACGCGCTCAACGGCTTCAACGCCATGCCTGCCAAAGGTACTTGTATGGATTGTTCCGACGAAGAAATTGTTGCGGCGATCGAACACATGATCGCTGGCCTATAA
- a CDS encoding ABC transporter substrate-binding protein, with protein MKTMKSKLVVALMAAGLSLSAAAADIKVAYDADPVSLDPHEQLSGGTLQMSHMVFDPLVRYTQKLDFEPRLAEKWERVNETTYRFHLRKGVKFHSGNELTADDVVWTFNRLQNSPDFKAIFEPYEKMVKVDDYTVELVSKGAYPLVLQTATYIFPMDSKFYSGTTADGKDKSEVVKHGNSYASTHVSGTGPFIVTSREQGVKVEFERFKDYWDKESKGNVNKLTLVPIKEDATRVAALLSGGVDMIAPVAPNDHQRVQDAKGIDLVTLPGTRIITFQMNQNSNEALKDVRVRQAIVHAINNQGIVDKIMKGFATAAGQQGPEGYAGYNADLVPRFDLKKAKQLMKEAGYEKGFTLTMIAPNNRYVNDAKVAQAAAAMLSKIGIKVDLKTMPKAQYWPEFDKCAADMLMIGWHSDTEDSANFSEFLTMTRNEETGKGQYNCGHYSNPEVDKLVEASNVETDPAKRAAMLQKVEATLYNEAAFVPLHWQNLAWGAKSTLDIKPIVNAMDFPYFGDLVVKE; from the coding sequence ATGAAAACCATGAAAAGCAAACTAGTGGTCGCTTTAATGGCAGCAGGCCTTAGCCTGAGTGCTGCGGCCGCAGACATTAAAGTTGCTTATGATGCAGATCCAGTGTCACTTGACCCACACGAGCAGTTGTCTGGTGGCACCCTGCAAATGTCACACATGGTGTTTGATCCACTAGTTCGTTACACACAAAAGTTGGATTTTGAACCTCGCTTGGCTGAAAAATGGGAACGTGTTAATGAGACCACGTACCGCTTCCACCTACGTAAAGGCGTGAAATTCCACTCAGGTAACGAACTGACGGCAGACGATGTGGTTTGGACCTTCAACCGTCTGCAAAACTCGCCAGATTTCAAAGCCATTTTTGAACCGTACGAAAAAATGGTCAAAGTAGATGATTACACCGTTGAGTTGGTCTCAAAAGGCGCTTACCCGCTGGTGCTGCAAACGGCGACCTACATCTTCCCAATGGACAGCAAGTTCTACTCAGGCACTACGGCGGACGGCAAAGACAAGTCTGAAGTGGTAAAACACGGCAACTCATACGCATCTACCCACGTTTCAGGGACTGGTCCATTCATCGTCACTTCGCGTGAACAGGGCGTGAAAGTGGAGTTTGAACGCTTCAAAGATTACTGGGACAAAGAGTCAAAAGGTAACGTGAACAAGCTGACTCTGGTACCAATCAAAGAAGATGCGACCCGTGTTGCTGCGCTGCTGTCTGGCGGTGTTGACATGATTGCGCCAGTGGCCCCGAACGATCACCAACGCGTGCAAGACGCCAAAGGCATTGATCTCGTGACGCTGCCGGGTACACGTATCATCACGTTCCAAATGAACCAAAACAGCAACGAAGCGCTGAAAGACGTGCGTGTGCGTCAAGCGATCGTCCATGCGATCAACAACCAAGGTATCGTTGACAAGATCATGAAAGGCTTCGCGACGGCTGCGGGTCAACAAGGCCCTGAAGGTTACGCAGGCTATAACGCGGATCTCGTTCCTCGTTTTGATCTGAAAAAAGCCAAGCAACTGATGAAAGAAGCGGGCTATGAGAAAGGCTTTACCCTGACGATGATCGCACCGAATAACCGTTATGTGAACGATGCGAAAGTTGCTCAAGCTGCGGCGGCCATGCTGTCGAAGATCGGCATTAAAGTTGATCTGAAAACCATGCCAAAAGCGCAGTACTGGCCAGAGTTTGATAAGTGTGCGGCAGACATGTTGATGATCGGCTGGCACTCAGATACGGAAGATTCTGCGAACTTCTCTGAATTCCTCACCATGACGCGTAACGAAGAGACGGGTAAAGGCCAGTACAACTGTGGTCACTACTCCAACCCTGAAGTTGACAAGTTGGTTGAGGCATCAAACGTAGAAACCGATCCAGCCAAACGTGCAGCGATGCTACAGAAAGTCGAAGCAACGTTGTACAACGAGGCAGCGTTTGTTCCTCTACACTGGCAAAACCTAGCGTGGGGCGCAAAATCTACGCTGGATATCAAACCAATCGTCAACGCAATGGACTTCCCATACTTTGGTGACTTGGTAGTTAAAGAGTAA